CTTTTTCCTTTGTAGTAGGATCGATTGAGTTTTCGGCAACCTTATCCCAGTAAAGTGTCACCTTATGGTCGCCTGCAACAGCGCGCAGTGTAGGCCTGTCGGGCGGGGTCGGGAAGTTATAGTTTGCGTTATAGATAATCTGAGCGACCTGTTTGGTTTTTAAGACTCCCTTGAAGTCATCGCCATAACAGAGTGCAAGGGAGAAGTCCTGAGTATTACCCGGCAGAAGCGGGAAATAGCCCGAGCCGTATACAAAGTCGCCGTCTTCGCCGCGTGTAGCCTGGCCGTTGACAAATATTTCAGGCACGTCAAAGAAGCCGGGACGCAGCCTGCCCCACATTTCCTCGTTATTGTTCATGTGGATTCCACTTGCAGGGGCAAAGTACTGGAAGTTGGTCAGGCCTATCTGATCCGACTCATGAACGTCAGTAACGTCAAAGTTTGGTTCTCCGGGTGTCGGTACGCCGTCGCCTTCACCCATATCATGTGTATTGGCTTTTCCGTCGGCGCCGACGTCATCAACGAGTTTTCCGTTTCCATAAATCCATTCGCCGGTCACGGGGTCACGGCTCCAGTCGCCGTCGTTATCGAGTCCGTCATTTCTGGACTCGTCAATCATGAGATCCTGCCTGCCGTGGCTGTTTAAGAATTCCTTGTACTGTACCGGGGCAACCTGGTCTATTAAGACCACGCCGCTTTTCAGTGCTTTTTTGAACTGTCTGTAGTCAACCTGGTAATTTTCATCAATAAGTCCATCCAGGTCGTTATCAAAGCCGTCTGAAGCATTTGCGTTCAGGTTACCCGTGGAAGGATCAACGTTGCCTTCAACGAGTTTAGTCTTACCCGGTTCGAGAACGAATCTTTTTCCCATCGAGTAAACAGTATCCGTACCGGCCTGAACTGTAAACTGCTCTCTAACATAATCACCCGAAGGGGTAATTGTAATTTTAACAAGTTTATCTCCCGCGTTGACTGTCCTGGCATCGAAGTCAGAGGCGGTAAAGAAAGGAGCATCAGGCGTAAAGTTCCAGTATTTTTTTACGGCTGAATTGTCGTCTCCATCGTTATCAATCCCGTCGTACTGATTTCCGGGAGATTCCAGGAATGCATAGCCGACGTAACCCACGGCACTAGGATTCGGCTTCCATCTAGGGTTGTCAATTGGGTTAATATAGTTACCGAAATCCCATGTATATGTCATAGACTCTCTGACGTCGAAGTAGGAAACGTCATCGCTGTACTCATTTCCTTCAATACCGACGTAGGTACCAACAAGGAAGCCGAAGACGGTCTGGTCGTAGAGAGTAGTGCCGACATTTTTAACAGAATAAACCCAGAAGAGTGTATTTTCAGCCAGCGGGTTAGCCCACTGTAGTCCTCTTACCTTAACCTGAAGGGCCTGTCCTTTTCTTGTATTATCGGTGCTGTCGGGTAAGAATCCGTAGAGCGTAAACATGTTTTCGTCCATGTTGTCATCCATCATAAAGAAGCTTTCCTGGTCGGCATGAATCTGTCCGCGTCCGAAGTAGCCGTTCCATTCAGCCTTGCCCAGTGAGTCTTTCCAGTCCGGATGATCCGGCCAGAAAGCAGGCCATGTCTGCGGGTTGTCGCTGAAAGCAATACCCTTACCGACAACATTATATGACTGATTTAAGAATCCGGGGATTGGTGCAAAAGTCCAGCTTACGCCGCCGGTGCCCTTGCCGCCTCCAGGTCTGTCGACCGGGGTAATAACGACAGAGTGAATAGTGTCAAGTATTCCGTCTTTATTCCAGTCTTTAATCGGCAGGCGCACACCCATAAGGGGTGAAACGTCGCCAATATATCCATTATCGTCAAATTTCCAGGCTCCTCTGGGGCCGTCGGAACCGGGCTGGGCAATAACTCCTGAATTTCTGAAAACTGTTCTAACCTGGTTTCCATTATGCACACCCGTTCTGGCCCAGCTTCCTGTTGGGTCGCCCCTGCCGATCTGCTGGGCGAAAGAATCCAATTGGAGCATAAGGGCAACCAATGCAACTAATGGAAAGAATTTCATTATTTTCATGTCTATCCCGCTAAATATTTTAATTTCATTTACAATTAAAAGAAGAATGAAGCTCCGAATTCAACCCGGCGCGGTTCGCTGTACATGGTCGGGTTATTATAATATTCATCCAGTGTATTAACAATAGCCGGTTTATTCTGCAGGCGGAAATTATACTCATCGATAGTAAAATCAGCCGTTCCGCTGTCGTCATATACACCGACCTGGTTTTTAATGTCGAAGAGGTTATAAATACGTGCGAAGAAACTCAATCTATAATTTTCGAACAAGATAAAGTCCTTATAGGCTCTCAGGTCAACATTAAATGTTGCAGGTTTCATCTCGCTGTTTGTAAGGAGCGAAGAAACGTTTATAGAGCGTCTTGGGGTATAAGGGAATCCGCTTCCATATTCGCCAATAAAGCTGAAGCCCCAGTTATCCGGAGATGAATAGCTGATAGTTGCATTTACAGTGTGTGTCTGATCCCAGGCAAGCGGAAGGATCTGCATTTCAGGCCGCTGTCCGCTTGTGATCATGTTACGTGTAGCTGCAGGATCTGAAGCATTGCCCTTTGCAGTCATTAAAGTATAGTCAATAGTAGCAGACCAGTTGTTAGAGAATCTTTTTGTCAGCGTAACAATGATACCTTTAACAAATCCAAAGTCGCTGTTAACGTACTGGCTGTAGGTTCCTGCGCCGCCGAACATTCTTATTTCATCAGCTCTTGTACCGGCAAGGTCCCTGATATCCCTGAAGTATCCGGTAATGTCTACCGAAAGGTCTTCTGTCAGTGCCTGCTGGAGTCCAACTTCACCTGAAATAGTCTGTTCAGGCCTGAGGTCGGGGTTACCGGCGATGCCAAAGTTACCGGTACCTGTTGCAACGAACTTATATTCCGGATTGGTATATAAAAGATCAAAGTTAGGTATCTGGAAGAAGTGGCCGTAAGAAAAATGTATTACGCCGCGGTCTGTGATCGGGAAAGCCACGCCAAGTCTTGGTGAAAGCTGAACCTTTGAGGAAGCATCCTTATACCAGTAAGCTCTGCGTTCTTCCAGTGTCTTAGCCAGGTTTGCAGGATTTCTCGGCCTGTAGATATCAGGATCAGTAGGATCGGTAAGCACCTTTCCGTCCGGCTTAAAGTAATCCAGTCTCAAGCCGACATTTATAATAAGTTCAGAAAGTTCAATTTTATCCTGAAGGTAAGAAGAGAATTCAATCGGATTTCTGACGTATCTGTCAATGCCTGTGTTTTCGTTAGGGTTGTTGATATCCGGGATACGGTATCTTGCAAACGGATTTCCGCTTACGGAAGGATTTTCAAGTCCTGTTTCCTCGAGCAGATTAACGTTATCAAAACTTAATCTGTGTTTATTGAACTCGGCACCTACTTTCACCTGATGTGATTTTGTAATCTGTGAAGTAAGGTCGAACTTAAGGGCAGTTGAACCTGTTGTTCTCTTAAAGTGCTGTGTCTGGGTGCCGCCGGTGTTAAAAGTAGGTATATCGTTCGGCTGCTGTGATAAAAGAACGGAGTTTGTATACCTGGGGTCGTTAGGATCCTCGTAGACATACTGCCTGAATTCCTTGAAGAAATATGAGCCGTTGACAGTATAGAATGTATTAGCTCCCAGTGTATGTGTTAAAGATAAAATGTTTGTATTGCCCCAGCGGAATTTTTTATAATTTCCATCGGGATTAAATGTAAAGGCCTGGTCAAAATCCTGGTAGCTGACGTGGTCATAGATATAGTTATAAGTCAGCTTAATTTCAGGAAGCGGCTTAAATGTAAGTTTTCCCTGCCCATACATTTTTTCGTTCCAGTTCATTGAAACGAGTTTGCCGTCGCCTGCGGCCTGATAGGTCTTTCCGTCAATCGGGTTAACGACGGTAGGGTATCCCATAACAACCCATCTCTGGCTGGGGTCTGTTGCCGTGGCGTTATTTACAGTTATATTCCATGGGTTGAAGCGTCTTTCACCATTAAGCCAGCCGCCGAAATAAATATAGCGTGCATTGGCGTAGAAGTAGAGTACGTTCTTGATGATCGGGCCGCTGAGGCTTCCCTCGTAGTTATGGATTGAATTGGGGTTAAATTTATTTATGCCCCTGAATATATTTGTATGCGTGCTGGCGTAATCGCCGAAGTAGGTATTAAGTGTACCTGTAAAGTTGTTATCGCCGTCTTTGGTTGCGATATTGACGTATCCTGAAAGGGCGCGTCCGTATTCAGCGTTAAATGCGCCCGAGACGAACTGCATTTCCTGAATGGAGTTGGCGTTTACGTCAACTACGGTACCGCCGTCATAAACGTCAGTTACAGGAACACCGTCTATGGCATAAACAACTTCGCCAGAACGGCCGCCACGGACGTTACCGCCAACGACGCCGGCCTGAAGCTGGAGGACTTCCTGAAATTCAGTTACAGGCAGCGACTGGATTTCAGTTGCTCCTATGACTGAAGTTGATGCTGTAAGGTCTTTTGTAACCAGCGGGCGCTGCGCCACAACGACCACGTCCTGGTTCAGCTGAACGCTTGTTTCACTTAAGTCAAAATCAATTTTTGTGGTAAGGTCTATAGATACCTTAACGTTCTGTACAGTCGTGCTGTTATATCCGATGGCTGACGCCTTAAGGCTGTAAGTGCCGGGGGCTAAATTCAGTATGGAGTAATATCCGTCCATATCGGTGGCAGCACCCATGCTGGTGCCGACGACGACTATATTGACAAAAGGCAGCGGCTCGCGTGTTGCCGCATCGACGACCCTGCCGGCAATTTTACCTGTAGTGCCCAGAGCGCCGCCAAATGTAGTAGTTTGAAAAGAAAATGTGAGTAGCAAAGAAAAAAACAGAAGCAATTTTTTCATAGAGACCTCCGTAGAAGGAAGATATTTGTACTTACTGGATTCATGGCTTTTATATTTTAAAGAATTGAAGAAAACTAAGAAAATCTTTTCTAATTTTAAAACGGTCAGTAGGGCATTTTATACATTTCCCGCAGGAATTCCATCGGTTTGGAAAAACCTCCGGGGCCAGGCTGAAACGGCTCAGCTAATTATCACCAAAAGAAAAGCAATAGTCAAGACAGTACTTAAGGATTCGGAAGAAGTCCGGCTATTTACAATTCCGGGCGAATACTTTACAAACATAAAGAGATTTCCGCAGTAAAAGCAATAGCAAAAGCATATATAAGGTAAATATTTTACAAGAAGAGAGCAAAATAAAAAAAGGCCGGCTTTTAAGAAAGCCGGCCTTAAAAATAGTTCACGATTCAACTATTCGCGAACAACCCAGGTTTTAACAACAGCCGTTACGCTCGGATGGAGTTTAATATTGACGCTGTAGATACCCAGAGATTTAATAGGTTCAACGATTTCGATCTTGCGGCGGTCTATATCGTGTCCTTTTTCCTTTAAGCTGTCGCTTATCATCTGAGTTGTAACAGTACCGAATATTTTATCTTCCTCGCCGACTTTAACGGGGATGGTAACAGATACTTTTTCAAGTTCAGCGGCCAGGTTTTCGGCTGCCTGCAGCTCTTTAACCTTTTTCTTTGCCAGCTGTTTCTTTTCTTCTTCCAGCGCTCTAACGTTGCCTTTCTGGGCCGCGAAAGCGATATTGCGGGGAATCAAAAAGTTACGTGCAAAACCATCTTTTACATCAACCACATCACCAATCTGACCGAGTTGTTCGAAGTTTTTTCTTAATATAACTTTCATTATTCCTCCGTATTACTTTAAGGCTTCAGAAACATAAGGCAGTAAAGCGATTTGTCTGGCTCTTTTAATGGCAGTAACCAGTTCCCTCTGATGTTTGGTACAAGTACCAGTAATTCTCTTGGGAATGATCTTGCCCTGTTCGGTCAGAAACTTTATCAGTCGCTTTTCATCCTTATAGTCTATATATGTTACGTTAGCCTCGCAGAACTTGCAGATTCTTTTATTTTTCATAATTCTCAACCAACTTAAAAATTATTGATTATTTAATAATTCCGATTCTTCATCTGATAAGAACTTATCGAAAGAATTATCCTCAAAAGCCAAGTCATCCTCAGCCGCATCGATAAATGTGCCCTCGTTCGGAGAATTTTTACCGACTTTATTGAGGAACTGAATTCTTTTAGCTTTAATTTCGACAATACTTCTGTTATGGCCGTCTTCGGTTTTCCAGCTTCTGCTCTGAAGTTCGCCGTCGACCAGAACTGCGCTGCCCTTTTTAAGTCTTTCCTTGCAGCTTTCAGCCAGTTTGTTCCAGGCAACAACTCCCACATAGCAGACATCTTCCTGCCAGTTATTGGAGCTGTCCTTATACTTACGATTAGCAGCAATTGAAAAATTTACAACAGGCGTATTGTTTGAAGTCTGTCTGAATATTGGATCTTTTGTTAAGTTGCCTGCAACCAATATGCTGTTGAGTTCAGGCATTTTTAATTCACCCATGCTTAAATCCTCCATACTTATCGATATAGTTTATTGTACTTCCTTATCCGTTTTTTCTTCAGTTTTAGCGGGAGCCGGTTCTTCAGCCGGAGCCTGTTCTGCCTGAGCAGTTTCAGCTTCCTGAGCCTTAGCGGCCTTACTTTTCTCAATATATTCCAGAGCGAACTTATCCAAAACGATCGTTAAGAATCTCAGTACAAACTCATCGAGCTGGTACATTCTTTCGAGCTTTGCGATCAGATCTGTTGGTGCAGTAAACCTAAAGATCACATAATAACCGCTTTTTGTCTTATCTAAAGTATAGGCTAGTCTTTTTCTACCCCACTTTTCAACTTCAAGAATCTCTCCTCCGTTTACCCGGATGAGTTCTGAAATCCTGTTGATAGTAGCCTCGATCTGTTCTTCTTCGATGGCAGCGTTAATAATAACTGCGCTTTCGTAATGATTCTTCTGCATTGTCCTGATTCACCTCCTTTGGACTAAAGGCCCTCACCCCTATGGCAAGAGCAGGAGTTATTAAATTAGTTAACTATAAATTTTATTAAATACTCATACAATATACAATTTATTTCGCGGAAAGGGGGCTATTGAGCGTCATTTTCTTTCTCAGAGTCCTTACCTTCCGGATCGGCCGACTGCCTGCGGATGCTGTAAAAGTCGAGCATATTTTTGACGCCGCCTTTCACGTACTCTTCGAGCATCATGCTTCCCGTCATAAAGGCAGGCTCCAAAGCCTTAAATTCCTCTTCCGAGAAAGTGCTCAGCACATAATCGGCCATTTGCCCCTGAGAGAAATTCCTTCCAATGCCAATTCTCAGGCGGGGGAACTTGTCAGAAGCAAGATGATAAATAACAGAACTAATGCCGTTATGGCCGCCATCGCCGCCCGAGAGCTTAACCTTAAGCTGCGCCAGGCTGAGGTTCAGGTCGTCATAAAGCACCAGAAAATCTTCAAGCTCCAGCTTATGTTCAGAAATAAAGTCACTTGCGGCAATACCGCTTAAGTTGACATAAGTGCTGGGCCTGATCAGTATAAAGGGGGAGCCATTCAATTCCCCCTCGGCAAAATAATAGCTTTTCTTCGAAGCCTTAAAAGAGAGATCAAATTTTTGGGCGAAATAGTCGAGGAGCATAACGCCGACGTTATGTCTGGTCTTTTCATAACGGCTCCCCGGATTTCCTATAGCAAAGATAGCCCGCAATTACTCTTCTTCTTTATCAGTCTTGCCTTTGGCGATAACTTCAGGTTCAGCAGCAGCCTCTTCGGTAGCTTCTTTTTCAGCTCTCGGGGTAACTACTGAAACGACAACAGCATCAGGAGCATTAAGAACGTCTATGTTTTCGAAGCTCAGGTCTCTGACGTGGATTGAATCGCCGAGGTTCAGTTTTTCGACATTAACTGTCAGGTGTTCAGGCATGTCCTTAGGCAGACATTCAACGTCCAGCTTATGGAGCACCTGCTGTAAGACACCGCCCTGTTTAATACCGGCAGCATTCCCAACCAGAAGGATAGGAACTTCGATTTCCATCTTATCTGAAGTATTGATGCCGTGCAGGTCGAAATGAACGACTCTGTCTGTCACAGGGTCAAACTGTACGTCTTTAAGGACGCATGTAAGTCCTTCTTTATCACCGACTTTAAGGCTGACGATATGAGCCTCAGAAGTATAGATAAGGGGTTTAAGAGCCAATTCAGGCACTTCGATTAAAACAGGTTCCTGGCCTTTTGAATAAAACACACCCGGAACTGATCCCTGTCTTCTAAGCTGTTTATTCGCGCCTTTATTACTTTTTTGTCTTTCATTGGCATTTAATGTTATTTCTGCCATATCATCTCCAAGATATTAATTCAAAATTTCTTATCCTTTATCAATTTCAAAGAGCGAACTGATTGATTCGTTCCTATAGGTACGCCTAATGGCTTCGGCGAAGATTTCCGAGGCTGTTCTCACGGAAATTTTGCTTCCGTTCTTCGCAGCTTCGTCAAGAGGAATTGTATCGGTAACATAGAGCTTTGTAATTTCCGATTTTTCAATTCTATCCACAGCATCAGCCGAAAGCAAGGGATGAGTAACAGCGCCAAAGATTTCGAGAGCGCCTTTCTCCTTAAGGGCTTTAACGGCAGAAACAAACGTACCGCCAGTATCTATCAGGTCATCAACTATCAGAACATTTTTGCCTTCAACGTTTCCGATGATGTTCATTACTTCGGAAAAGTTAGGTTTAGGCCTTCTTTTATCTATAACCACGAGGCTGGCGTTCAGCCTTCTGGCATAGGAACGGGCCATTTTAATGCCGCCGATATCGGGTGAAACCACCACGAGGTTATCCTTGTTCTCCTTAAACAGACCGGAGAAAATAGGAGAAGAATAGAGGTGGTCGAAGGGGATATCGAAGAAACCCTGAATCTGAGCCGCATGCAAATCCATTGTAATTACCCTGTCGGCGCCGGCAACAGTGATCATGTTGGCCACAAGTTTCGAAGTAATTGAAACCCTGGGCTGATCTTTTCTGTCCTGACGTGCATAGCCGAAATATGGAATAACTGCCGTAATTCTCTTAGCCGATGCCCTCTT
The sequence above is drawn from the Ignavibacteria bacterium genome and encodes:
- a CDS encoding TonB-dependent receptor, giving the protein MKKLLLFFSLLLTFSFQTTTFGGALGTTGKIAGRVVDAATREPLPFVNIVVVGTSMGAATDMDGYYSILNLAPGTYSLKASAIGYNSTTVQNVKVSIDLTTKIDFDLSETSVQLNQDVVVVAQRPLVTKDLTASTSVIGATEIQSLPVTEFQEVLQLQAGVVGGNVRGGRSGEVVYAIDGVPVTDVYDGGTVVDVNANSIQEMQFVSGAFNAEYGRALSGYVNIATKDGDNNFTGTLNTYFGDYASTHTNIFRGINKFNPNSIHNYEGSLSGPIIKNVLYFYANARYIYFGGWLNGERRFNPWNITVNNATATDPSQRWVVMGYPTVVNPIDGKTYQAAGDGKLVSMNWNEKMYGQGKLTFKPLPEIKLTYNYIYDHVSYQDFDQAFTFNPDGNYKKFRWGNTNILSLTHTLGANTFYTVNGSYFFKEFRQYVYEDPNDPRYTNSVLLSQQPNDIPTFNTGGTQTQHFKRTTGSTALKFDLTSQITKSHQVKVGAEFNKHRLSFDNVNLLEETGLENPSVSGNPFARYRIPDINNPNENTGIDRYVRNPIEFSSYLQDKIELSELIINVGLRLDYFKPDGKVLTDPTDPDIYRPRNPANLAKTLEERRAYWYKDASSKVQLSPRLGVAFPITDRGVIHFSYGHFFQIPNFDLLYTNPEYKFVATGTGNFGIAGNPDLRPEQTISGEVGLQQALTEDLSVDITGYFRDIRDLAGTRADEIRMFGGAGTYSQYVNSDFGFVKGIIVTLTKRFSNNWSATIDYTLMTAKGNASDPAATRNMITSGQRPEMQILPLAWDQTHTVNATISYSSPDNWGFSFIGEYGSGFPYTPRRSINVSSLLTNSEMKPATFNVDLRAYKDFILFENYRLSFFARIYNLFDIKNQVGVYDDSGTADFTIDEYNFRLQNKPAIVNTLDEYYNNPTMYSEPRRVEFGASFFF
- a CDS encoding 50S ribosomal protein L9 yields the protein MKVILRKNFEQLGQIGDVVDVKDGFARNFLIPRNIAFAAQKGNVRALEEEKKQLAKKKVKELQAAENLAAELEKVSVTIPVKVGEEDKIFGTVTTQMISDSLKEKGHDIDRRKIEIVEPIKSLGIYSVNIKLHPSVTAVVKTWVVRE
- a CDS encoding 30S ribosomal protein S18, which gives rise to MKNKRICKFCEANVTYIDYKDEKRLIKFLTEQGKIIPKRITGTCTKHQRELVTAIKRARQIALLPYVSEALK
- a CDS encoding single-stranded DNA-binding protein is translated as MGELKMPELNSILVAGNLTKDPIFRQTSNNTPVVNFSIAANRKYKDSSNNWQEDVCYVGVVAWNKLAESCKERLKKGSAVLVDGELQSRSWKTEDGHNRSIVEIKAKRIQFLNKVGKNSPNEGTFIDAAEDDLAFEDNSFDKFLSDEESELLNNQ
- the rpsF gene encoding 30S ribosomal protein S6, giving the protein MQKNHYESAVIINAAIEEEQIEATINRISELIRVNGGEILEVEKWGRKRLAYTLDKTKSGYYVIFRFTAPTDLIAKLERMYQLDEFVLRFLTIVLDKFALEYIEKSKAAKAQEAETAQAEQAPAEEPAPAKTEEKTDKEVQ
- a CDS encoding aminoacyl-tRNA hydrolase; protein product: MRAIFAIGNPGSRYEKTRHNVGVMLLDYFAQKFDLSFKASKKSYYFAEGELNGSPFILIRPSTYVNLSGIAASDFISEHKLELEDFLVLYDDLNLSLAQLKVKLSGGDGGHNGISSVIYHLASDKFPRLRIGIGRNFSQGQMADYVLSTFSEEEFKALEPAFMTGSMMLEEYVKGGVKNMLDFYSIRRQSADPEGKDSEKENDAQ
- a CDS encoding 50S ribosomal protein L25 encodes the protein MAEITLNANERQKSNKGANKQLRRQGSVPGVFYSKGQEPVLIEVPELALKPLIYTSEAHIVSLKVGDKEGLTCVLKDVQFDPVTDRVVHFDLHGINTSDKMEIEVPILLVGNAAGIKQGGVLQQVLHKLDVECLPKDMPEHLTVNVEKLNLGDSIHVRDLSFENIDVLNAPDAVVVSVVTPRAEKEATEEAAAEPEVIAKGKTDKEEE
- a CDS encoding ribose-phosphate pyrophosphokinase, which encodes MSEIEFKIFSGSANPKLGEKIAAHLGMNLGDLDLKRFSDGEIWVKYKENIRGRDVFIVQTTNPPAENLMELLIMIDAAKRASAKRITAVIPYFGYARQDRKDQPRVSITSKLVANMITVAGADRVITMDLHAAQIQGFFDIPFDHLYSSPIFSGLFKENKDNLVVVSPDIGGIKMARSYARRLNASLVVIDKRRPKPNFSEVMNIIGNVEGKNVLIVDDLIDTGGTFVSAVKALKEKGALEIFGAVTHPLLSADAVDRIEKSEITKLYVTDTIPLDEAAKNGSKISVRTASEIFAEAIRRTYRNESISSLFEIDKG